The segment AACTTACACCCTTAAACTGTTTCATTTATTAATTGGAAAATAGTCCACTATTGTTATGATCTGCATACCTATTATTGCAAGTACTATGGAAGATGCTCTTAAGGACACTGAAGAGGCTTCAAGTGTTGCTGACTGTGTTGAACTGCGTCTTGATTGTATAAAAAAACCTGACTTAAGGCTGTTGCTGGAAAGGTGTACCAAACCCGTGATTGTAACGAACAGGCCTGTCCGGGAAGGGGGGATGTTTGACGGAAGTGAGGAGGACAGGGTAGCGTTACTGAAGCTCGCTCTTGAATTGCAGGTGGATTATGTAGATATTGAGCATGATAGCAGGGATAGGGTGCAATGTTCCCCTGAAAGCAAAACAAAATTGATTGTTTCTTACCATAATTTCAGGGAGACCCCTGATAATCTGATGGATATTTACCGGAAACTCCGGCAGTCTCACGCTGATATTATAAAAATTGTTACGTATGCGAGGAGTATTACGGATAATATCAGGATATATCAGTTACTTCAGGAGGGTATGGGCACTACACCAATAATCTCATTTTGTATGGGTGAATATGGTAATATTAGCCGGATATTATACAAGATATTCGGGAGTTATTTAACCTTTGCCTCTCTCCGGTCCGGAAAGGAATCAGCTCCGGGCCAGATCAATATTCATGAAATGTTAAATGTCTATCAGATCCGAAGGCACAACAAGCAAACATCAGTTTATGGACTCATAGGGAATCCCGTCTCTCATAGTATCAGCCCGATTATTCATAATACCCTTTTTACGGAAATGGGTTTTAATAATGTTTATGTTCCCTTTAAGGTTGATGTTATTGATGATTTTATAAAAGAATTCAAAAAATTGGATATCAAGGGATACAGTGTAACGATACCTCACAAAGAATCTGTAATAAGTTGTCTGGACGGAATGGACCCGCTTGCAGAAAAGATTGGGGCGGTTAATACAATAGTGAATAAAAATGGCCGGCTGTTCGGATTTAATACGGATTGTGAAGCGGCGATCAGGACGCTGGAAAGTGTTGATCAGGCATCTGATGAAGAAGTAAAAACACATGGTGGTTTGTGCGGGAAAAGGGTTGCGATTCTCGGAGCAGGGGGGGTAGCCAGGGCTATTGCTTTTGGGTTAAAAGGCCGGGGATCACAGGTAACAATTTTTAATAGAAATGATGAACGCTCCAGATTACTTGCCAATGAAGCAGATTGCGATTCCGGAAAATTATGTGATTTACCGGCAAGGCAAATAGATATTCTGATTAATGCGACCCCGGTTGGCATGTTCCCCGGGGTAAATGAGACCCCGGTTGATAAAAATATATTAAAACCCAATATGATTGTTTTTGACACTATTTATAATCCTAAAGAAACAAAACTCTTACGTGATGCAAGGGATAAAGGTTGCATAACTATTGGTGGCATGCCAATGTTTGTCCATCAGGCAGCAGCTCAATTCAAGCTCTGGACAGGGAAAACACCCCCGCTTGAAGTAATCGGGAAAATTGCATATAAGGGGTTGCCGGCTTGAATATTATCTTGATTGGATTTCGCGGTACTGGTAAAACAACCCTTGGGAAAATCCTGGCTCAGCGGCTTGGAAGGGAATTTATTGATGCCGATGAATATTTGGAACAAAAAGAAAAGAAAACAATTAAGGACATCTTTACAGAGGGTGGAGAGAAATTATTCAGGGAACTTGAGGGAAAGGTTATCGGGGAACTATGCCTTCTTGATAACAAGGTTATCGCTACAGGTGGTGGTGTAGTCATGAGGGAAGAAAATGTCACGAATCTTAAAAGGAATGGGATACTGATTCTTCTTGAGGCGGATGCAGATACTATCTATAAGAGAATTTATGCGAATGCACAAACGCAGCAGGTCAGGCCAAACCTTACCAACCTGGACGGCTATCAGGAGATTAAGTATCTCCTGGAATATAGAAAATTTCTCTATGACAGGATCGCAGATTTTGTAATAAACACAACCGATGCATCTGTACCTGATACGATAAAAAAAATAGTATTCCTTATTAATAATCACGTGGCAAATCTGAAAGGGTAGGATACGTGTTTTTGTGCGGCACTGCGGTGTCTGTAAATGTTTGTTTCGTCATATTATGAAAGGTTAGTAGAAAATTATTTTCTCGACCGGTTGATTTCTTTCACCATTTTCAGTACCAGGTTTTCATACGATTGAAGAAGTTTTGTCCGATTATTTTTACCGAATGATTTTAAGGGTGTGTTTTCTACTTCAGAAACAATTTCATCAATTCTCTTTATCAGAGATAAGGCAGATTCTGTATCGTCTGCGGATGTTAGCTTGACTTCTTTCGCATGCTCTTTTTTTGATCTTCGGTTGGAAGATGTCTTACCGGACACAGATTTTTTCAAAGGTATTCCTTTATCGGTAACATTTTTCTCTTCGTTCATTTTTTGCTCCTGTACGGTAGGTTGAAGCTGTTTTTCATTTGATTACGTAAATTCCGGATAATGCGTATATGTATACAGATAATTGTAATCAAAATCAATGATATTTTTCTCTATAACGAGATAAATATCTGTTTCGCATAATCGGGGGGTGTCTTGTGCTGTTTCTTGCTGATTTCCGAGGTGATACGGATACTTTTAACTTATTGTTGACAACGGCAGATTTGCATATATTCTGCAAATCGAGTCTGCAAGTTTATCAGGGTCATGCCTGATCAAATCCTGCTTTTCCCAAAGAATGCGTTTTTGGCTAAGATCTTCTATCAAGTCTGCTTTTTTAATATTTACGTTCAGATTGTAGACGCCCTCATCCATGAAAGCCAATTCGGCTCCTTCCTTTTGATATTTTTCAAGTATTTCCTGACGGGGAATATTATTATTTACAACAACATAATCAAGAATGCCATCTCCGAGGTATTTTATTATTGTATTTATATGATCAGATATTTTGTAATGGTCTGTTTGTCCCGGTTGTGTAACAATATTACAAATATAAATTTTTGTAGCTTTGCTGTTCCGTATAGCATTTTTAATGCCTGAAACTAATAAATTTGTTATAAGACTCGTATAAAGGCTGCCTGGCCCAATGACAATAATATCTGCTTTTAAAATCTCCTCTAAAGCTTCTGGCAAAGGTGTAACATCGTTGTTTTTGAGAAAAACATTTTTGATGGGTTTTTTCCCTACAGCTCGGACCTTGAATTCCTCTTCAATATAAGTACCGTCTTCCAATTCAGCACAGATATGAGTATCTGCAAGCGTTGAAGGAAGTACCTTCCCCCGTATATTCAATATCTTGCTGGCCTTTTTAATCGCTTTTTCAAAACTGCCTGTGATGTCAGTAAGTGCGGCCATTAACAGATTCCCCAGGCTCATACCTTCGAGTGAGCCTCTGTTGAACCGGTACTGGAACAGTTGGTACAATTCACGTTCTTGTTCTTCTGTTTCGGAAAGTGCTACGAGACAGTTTCTGGCATCTCCCGGAGGAAGTATTCCGAATTCTTCCCGTAAAATGCCGGAACTCCTTCCCGAGTCTGTAACGGTTACAATGGCAGTAAGATTTTTGCTGTAAGTTTTTGAACCCTCAAGTAAAATAGGTAGCCCGGTTCCTCCTCCGATAGCAGCGATTTTCAGCCTTTCTGGCGGCCTTCCCATTTTATTGAGTTGTAAAATAGTCGGTATCTGAAAAATGCGTTTGATCTTATAATTCGGCCTGTCGCATTCATTCACGAATGGTTCATTTTTAAATTTGCCGTGAAGCATTTGAATGGTCGTCATGCCGAATGATTTGGCAATTCGTAGTTCCTCCCTTGGCTTATCACCTACGACAATAACTTCTTTAGGATTTAAATTATGTCGTTTGATAAGGTCCTGAATGCAATCCTCAACAAGGGGGCCAATTTCCTGATCGGCAATAATAATTTCATCAAAATACGGTTTTAATCCAAGTATCTGTATTTTTCGTTCCTGACGTTCGTGAACCCCTACCGTGATAAGAAAAAGTTTGTAATATTTTTCTTTTAGCTCGGTAAGTGTGGGGATGACATCGGGAAATAGCTTGATTTCTGACACTTCGCTGCTATTATATGCCTTGTATGCCAGAGTTACCAATCTATCATCGGCATGAAATTTTTGTACGATTTCATCAAACACATGGTGATACGGACCATACGTATCAGCCAGATTTTTCTGCAACTGGTAAGCTTCTTCTTCAGTACACGGCAGTCCTGCCTCGATCAGTGCCTTTGCTGCGCGCCTTCTTGACGCTTCAATAAGTGAACCGGTACAATCATATAAGGTATCATCCAAATCGAAGATTACCGCTGTTATTTTCATAGAAACCCCCTCTTATTCAATATGCTCTTTTCTCAATCTGTTTACCAGGAGATGTGCTTGCCGTATAGGTTCGGGAATACGATACCCATAACAATTTTTTAAAACAATACGGATTGCGGATGGCAGGTCTATTTTATGCCCTGGTGATACAAAAACAGGTTTTGTATTCTTTTTTGTCCGAAGTGCTGCTCCTACAACGGTATTTTTATAGACAAGGTCTGAGTATGTGCCTTGACTATTTTCTACAGGAGTATGGCTCCCAATTAATCTTGTTTTTGCACACCCGATAGAAGGTTTATCAAGAATTAAGCCCATATGGGATGCCAAACCAAAAGAACGGGGATGAGCAATTCCTTGCCCGTCAAATAGAATTATATCAGGATTATTGTTGAGTTTACTAAATGCCTTAAGGAGAATTGGGGCTTCACGAAAAGAAAGGAGTCCGGGAATATAGGGAAAACAGACCTTGCCTACAGCCGAGGCTTCTTCAAGCCGTTCTAAATATTTGTTTTGTTTAAATACGATTACCCCTGCAAAAAAACAGTCATTTTTTTTATCATAAGAAACATCTGCGCCAGCTATTGTATGTATTTTAGTGAATTTTCTTTTAATGAGTAACTGATTTTTCAGGGTTTCTTGAATTTGAATAGCTTTCTTATACCCTACCCGCCAGGAGTGCAACTGATTGAATTTCATTGTATGCGTTAAGGAGCTTCCAGTTCCTCAAGTTTTGGCAAATCTTTAATATCTTTTAACCCAAAGTATTCAAGGAATTTTTTCGTGGTTCCGTAAAGCAGGGGATGTCCTAATGAGGCATCTCTTCCCACAACTTTAACAAGATCTCTTTCCATAAGTACTTTGATAATCTGGCCGGACTGTACCCCCCGGATGGACTCTACGGTTGCCCTTATGACGGGTTGTTTATAAGCAATGATAGACAATGTTTCAAGAGCTGCCTGCGAGAGTCTTGTTTCTCCGGTTCTTTTTCGTAACCGTGATATCCATTCATAATATTCCGGTTTTGTATAAAAATGATAACCACCTGCTACTTCTTCAATTTGGAATGCCCTCCCCTGTGTATCATATTCTTGCCTTAACTGTTCAATAGCCTTCTGAACAAGAGTGTTATCAGCATCTTCGATGATATCGGTGAGTTTCCGCAATGTGACCGGTTCTTCAGCCGCAAAGAGTAATGATTCAACAATAGATTTGATTTCTTCAATTTCTCTCATAAGGTGAAATAGTATTGATAAATCTATAGGAAAATGCAACTGTTTATCTGATTTCCCATGTTGAAGGCTGAACCGTGGTTTTCATTTTATTGATGGCATCCTGTACCGCGCCAATTACTGCTTTTGTAGAAACCGTAGCTCCGGTAATAGCCGTAATTTTATCCGGATTTTTTACCTTCGATACAACAAGCTGATTATAGGTTTTTTCTTTAAATTGTTCCTGAAACCAGGGCAGATCCCTGGTTTTAGGTTCTTGTTCTAATCCAAATATTTTTACTCTTTCCGGTTGTTTGAAAAACGGTAATTTCCACAATTCACTTTCGTACTGATTTATTGATGTCAGTTTTTTCCCGAAAATCAGACTCCAGAGCGTAGTTGTACTTTCAACCTCAATTACTTTCGTTCCTAAACCGGGAGTTTCATTTTGTGAGAGTATATTGATTCCAAGGATTTTCTCTAAGCTGGTATCTATTCCTACCATGGCTTTAATTCTACTTGAGTATCCCTGGGCATCTCCACAGGTGGCGTACCCAATGACCT is part of the Candidatus Jettenia sp. AMX2 genome and harbors:
- a CDS encoding shikimate dehydrogenase, yielding MICIPIIASTMEDALKDTEEASSVADCVELRLDCIKKPDLRLLLERCTKPVIVTNRPVREGGMFDGSEEDRVALLKLALELQVDYVDIEHDSRDRVQCSPESKTKLIVSYHNFRETPDNLMDIYRKLRQSHADIIKIVTYARSITDNIRIYQLLQEGMGTTPIISFCMGEYGNISRILYKIFGSYLTFASLRSGKESAPGQINIHEMLNVYQIRRHNKQTSVYGLIGNPVSHSISPIIHNTLFTEMGFNNVYVPFKVDVIDDFIKEFKKLDIKGYSVTIPHKESVISCLDGMDPLAEKIGAVNTIVNKNGRLFGFNTDCEAAIRTLESVDQASDEEVKTHGGLCGKRVAILGAGGVARAIAFGLKGRGSQVTIFNRNDERSRLLANEADCDSGKLCDLPARQIDILINATPVGMFPGVNETPVDKNILKPNMIVFDTIYNPKETKLLRDARDKGCITIGGMPMFVHQAAAQFKLWTGKTPPLEVIGKIAYKGLPA
- a CDS encoding shikimate kinase, which gives rise to MNIILIGFRGTGKTTLGKILAQRLGREFIDADEYLEQKEKKTIKDIFTEGGEKLFRELEGKVIGELCLLDNKVIATGGGVVMREENVTNLKRNGILILLEADADTIYKRIYANAQTQQVRPNLTNLDGYQEIKYLLEYRKFLYDRIADFVINTTDASVPDTIKKIVFLINNHVANLKG
- the yvcK gene encoding uridine diphosphate-N-acetylglucosamine-binding protein YvcK, producing the protein MKITAVIFDLDDTLYDCTGSLIEASRRRAAKALIEAGLPCTEEEAYQLQKNLADTYGPYHHVFDEIVQKFHADDRLVTLAYKAYNSSEVSEIKLFPDVIPTLTELKEKYYKLFLITVGVHERQERKIQILGLKPYFDEIIIADQEIGPLVEDCIQDLIKRHNLNPKEVIVVGDKPREELRIAKSFGMTTIQMLHGKFKNEPFVNECDRPNYKIKRIFQIPTILQLNKMGRPPERLKIAAIGGGTGLPILLEGSKTYSKNLTAIVTVTDSGRSSGILREEFGILPPGDARNCLVALSETEEQERELYQLFQYRFNRGSLEGMSLGNLLMAALTDITGSFEKAIKKASKILNIRGKVLPSTLADTHICAELEDGTYIEEEFKVRAVGKKPIKNVFLKNNDVTPLPEALEEILKADIIVIGPGSLYTSLITNLLVSGIKNAIRNSKATKIYICNIVTQPGQTDHYKISDHINTIIKYLGDGILDYVVVNNNIPRQEILEKYQKEGAELAFMDEGVYNLNVNIKKADLIEDLSQKRILWEKQDLIRHDPDKLADSICRIYANLPLSTIS
- the nfi gene encoding deoxyribonuclease V (cleaves DNA at apurinic or apyrimidinic sites) encodes the protein MKFNQLHSWRVGYKKAIQIQETLKNQLLIKRKFTKIHTIAGADVSYDKKNDCFFAGVIVFKQNKYLERLEEASAVGKVCFPYIPGLLSFREAPILLKAFSKLNNNPDIILFDGQGIAHPRSFGLASHMGLILDKPSIGCAKTRLIGSHTPVENSQGTYSDLVYKNTVVGAALRTKKNTKPVFVSPGHKIDLPSAIRIVLKNCYGYRIPEPIRQAHLLVNRLRKEHIE
- the scpB gene encoding SMC-Scp complex subunit ScpB, which codes for MREIEEIKSIVESLLFAAEEPVTLRKLTDIIEDADNTLVQKAIEQLRQEYDTQGRAFQIEEVAGGYHFYTKPEYYEWISRLRKRTGETRLSQAALETLSIIAYKQPVIRATVESIRGVQSGQIIKVLMERDLVKVVGRDASLGHPLLYGTTKKFLEYFGLKDIKDLPKLEELEAP
- a CDS encoding FMN-binding protein: MHKKKQYPLVLTAVSLLAALGVASVFLLTENTIKKKELAIRMEALYTVLPGLHESVEITPANTADQDKIYKGIDKAGKVIGYATCGDAQGYSSRIKAMVGIDTSLEKILGINILSQNETPGLGTKVIEVESTTTLWSLIFGKKLTSINQYESELWKLPFFKQPERVKIFGLEQEPKTRDLPWFQEQFKEKTYNQLVVSKVKNPDKITAITGATVSTKAVIGAVQDAINKMKTTVQPSTWEIR